The genome window TTGATAATCATTTCTGCCTTCGGCAGGTGCTAATGTTTAGCAGTTTAATTATTGCAGACGTCTGTCACAAAAAGATCCTGACTGCGCATCAAGATTTCTTCGTCGCTGTGCTTTTCTCCGTGACAGCAACGGCGAAATTGTAATAGCGCACTTCAAGCTGAAGTTCGAAGCAGGATATGACGGAGCGCTATAAGACAGCTTTTACTTAATTGAGTAACCGCTCAGGGTAAGTACATTTTCTGAATCGAAAGTGCCGATAGCTTCGGACGGGTTCTCGCAGGTAACAAGCTGGATGTCTTTGATTAGAATACTGCGTTTAATCAGTCCCGATTCAGATATGTAATCATGGTAAATCAGGTTTGAATCCCATTCTCCATCTTTATCTGTGTCCAACAGCCATTGTACTTTCATACACAGATGCTGGGCTGAGTTGGCTTCTATCGTCACCGTATCAACAACTACTTTATCGATACGAATCTTGCGAGGTGGCTCGTTGGTGGACCACTGCTGGCCGACTTTCAGCGGGTATTTTAAGCTCCTGCGCGGTCTGTCGTAGTCTCCATGTAATGAAATCCCCGCAATACTACCGGTCAAGAACGAGCTGATTTCAGATACGCTGTTGAATGCTCTGCCGTTAAAGCGATAGTAAGGCATTCTGGGATTTGTCTTGAGCGGGATCATTTTCTTGTTTAAGCTCGATCCATAGTAGTAAAAGCCATTGGGTGTATTACGAAAATAACTTGCAGTATGGAAAGTGTCCGCCGGGAACTGAATAAATATTTCCTCGAATATAGTAGCTTCGATCGAATCCATTAACGTAGTGTCTTTGATAATCTCAACTGTGGAATGCTCATCTATATTATCCTGATACTGCGCCTCAAGGCTGTCGGGTTGAAAATTAACCATCAGGTTGCTTCCGCTGTATTCCCATCTGGTGCCGGTTTCAAGTGGATACTGAAAACTCGTGAATGGTGGATCGTTGGGTTTTTTGGAGCAACTTGATACTGTTATTAAGGCCAGTGTAAAAAGGACTATGTATGCCGTTGCTTTTGAATAAATTTTCATACTTGCCACCATGGCTGGTTACTACAATATACCAGGTTATCATCGAGCGGAAAGCGTTTTTGGGCGGGGATTATAAAAAAAGGATGCGGACCTGTTCAAAAAGCTTATAATACTGCCTTGAGCCGCATTGCAAATCATGGAGGCGGAGAGAATCTATGAACGATTTACGAATTATTGTTTTATCAGTTGTTTGTGTTTTGCTTTTTGCTCCTGCAGTTTCGGCGCAGAAGAATGAGCAATATTCTCATAGCTATCCGATTGGTCTGAGAATATACGGTGGATTTGGCCTTCCGGGTGGTGCCTTAAGCGACCCCTATATCAACGCTGAAAGTGGTTTGAACCGCAATCCGGGTTTTGAAGTCGGCGGAGTGCTCGACTTTCATATCACCAACAGGTTAGCGATCGGCCCGGAAATCAACTATTCAAGCTACCCTGACAGGGAATACAATCTCGGCGAGCTCAATAATCATTTCAATGTTCTCAAGCTGGGCGGACGACTGCAGTACACGCTCTTCACAGGAAAAGTGCACAGGTCCTTCGCGATACTGGGAAGCGGAGTAGCCTCGGCCAAGATATCGAAATTCGCGCTGGATGCCGATACCCGGGAAATTCTCGATCTCGAATATAATGACAAGCCCTATGTCTATGTCGGGGGCGGGGTGATTTTTATGCTCTCACCTAATTTCAGCCTGGTTGGTGAAATCGGGATAGATTTTTTACTGCTTAAAGGATCGAAGTTGAATATCAATGATGGTGTTCTTGTGGACGAAGACAGCGGCGAGCCTCTCGAAGTGAGTGATAACTACTATATTTTGGATTTCAAGTTCGGGTTTGGATTCAACCTGTAAAAAATGGGCCATCCGGGACCGGCAAGACTTGATATAGACGACTGCAACCGTTTACCGCGATGAATTGAAAAAGTTACCAACAATCCTGTTGCGTTTTAGGCTATTGTTGTTAAATTATTAGAAAATCTTGTAATTTACAGAGGAGATACTGAAATGTCAGGTCATTCAAAATGGGCGACAATCAAACGCAAAAAGGGCAAACTGGATGCTCAGCGTGGACGGATGTTCACCAAATTGATCAAGGAAATTAGTATAGCGGCCAGAAATGGCGGCGGAGACCCGGATTCCAATCCCCGCTTGCGAACCGCGATCCAGACTGCCAAGGCCGCGAATATGCCGCAGGACAATATAAAAAAAGCGATCCAGAAAGGCACCGGTGAACTGCCCGGTGTAACCTATGAGGAAGCCACCTATGAAGGTTACGGACCGGGTGGAGTGGCGGTAATTTTGGAAACAGTGACCGACAACAAAAATCGTACGGTGGCTGAAATCCGGCACCTGTTCTCCAAGTACAACGGTAACCTGGGTGAAACCGGGTGTGTCGGCTGGATGTTTGACAAGCGCGGGCAGATCCTGATCTCCAAGGACAAAATAGACGAGGAACAGCTGATGGACCTGGTGTTGGAAGCCGGCGCCGATGATCTTGTCGGACAGGAAGATATGTTCGAGGTGATCACTCCATTTGAGAAATTCGAGGCGGTCAAGTCTGCTGTGGAAGGGGCCGGAATCGAATACAACGAAGCCAATATCGATATGCTCCCGCAGTCAACTGTCAAGCTGGAAGGATCCAAGGCGGAATCGATGATGAAGCTGATGATGTCTCTGGAGGAACACGATGATGTCCAGAACGTCTATGCCAACTTCGATATCGATGAAAGCCTGATGGAGAAGCTGAGTGCCTGAGGCGATTATTATGGGGGTGGATGCCGCCCTGGCCGCAACCGGCATCGGAGTTATCAAAACAGCGGGCGATCAGGCCGAGGTGCTGGACACGGAACTTGTCCGCACCAGCGGAAAGCAACAGCTGGCCCGTCGAATCGACAAACTCTATCGTTCGTTGTGCTCTAAAATTGAAACATATAAACCCAATATCCTCGCTTTAGAGGATATTTTTTATTCCAAGAATATCAGGATCGCCCTCAACCTGGGGCAGGCGCGCGGGATGGCTATCCTGGCCAGTGCCCAGTACGATATCGACCTGTACGAGTTTTCGGCAAAAGAAATCAAAATGGCGGTGACCGGCAACGGCGCCGCCTCCAAACAGCAGGTCGCCTTTATGGTCAGGACGCTTTTAAATCTCGAGGACGAGTTCGAAACTTACGACATCTCCGACAGCCTGGCGGTGGCGTTATGTGCCGCCAGCAGGATAAACCTGGAAGTCTATCTATGATCGCTTATGTCTCCGGACGGCTGGTGGAAAAATCAGCCAACCTGGCGGTAATCGACAACCGCGGTATCGGTTACCGGATGATAATCTCGAGCACCACCCTGGCCGGTTTGCCGGATGAGGGCGCCGAGGTCAGGCTGACAACATATATGCATGTGCGTGAAAACGAGATCAGCCTGTTCGGTTTCGGCCGCAGGGATGAATTGGAATTGTTCGAGGTCCTGATCTCGATTTCAGGAATCGGGCCACGGGGGGCGGTCAAGATCCTGTCCGGCAGTTCCCCCGAACGTTTCAGCGAGATGGTGGCCGCCGAGGATGTCGCCTTTTTGACCAGCATACCCGGGATCGGCAAAAAAACCGCCCAGCGTATTATAGTCGAACTGCGCGAAAAACTGCCCGCCCTGACTGCCGATAAGAAGCTGGTTCCGGGATTGGACAAGGACAAGACCGATGAAGTCATCCAGGCTCTTGCTGTACTGGGGCTCAGCAAGCATGAGTCGCGAGTGGCGCTGGAAAAGACGGTCGCAGCGATGGGGCAGAAGAAGATCGCAAGCCTCTCGACTGAAGAACTGATCCGCGAAGCGCTCAAGACCGGGCGCTGATTAACATTTGACACCCGCTCGAAAATTCATTTATTTATAATACTCAACGTTTATTTCGCAGGAAGGGATTCCGTGATTCGTCTGGTTCTGCTGATAGTAGTGCTTTTTGCTTCAACTCTCAAAGCTACAGATATATTGGCGGTATACGGTGAGCAGGTGTCCGCCCGGCGCGGGATGCTGGTCTGGTTCTGTGAGGGGATCAATCTGACGGGGTTGTCCTACGACGATTGCGAGATGGATGGTCATCACTATGTCTCCGAACAGGACCTGCAGAACCGTTCAGCAATTTCCTATGACCTCACTAACCTCCCGGTGTTTTTCAGAGAGGTAAAGGTATTTCTGCCTCCCAACGATTTTTTCCCGGGTCAGCCAGGCGACCAGTCGAGCCCGTTTTATGTAGGGCTCAATCGCGACGCTGGCGGTTATCCGGGGGATTATCTCTATGGTCCGGTGCAGGCGGATGTGCCGGATGAGTGGAGCCTGTTTGGCCAATGGGTGTCGCGATCGACCGAGCGCTTGATCACGACTGACAGCCTGGTCTGGATCACGGTAAAATGGAAACCTGAAACCCCCGGGGCCCCGGTAATAGGCTTCGATTATACTGATTCACCGTTGCGGAGCCTGGCAGGCTATTTCGATGGTTCGCTCAACTGGGTGCCGTTGAGCGGTGGAAATATCATGGTGCGCGGGGAATACCTGGCCAACGATCTAAAGGGCGATCTCATGCTCGATTCAGGTGCGACAGTGCCGGACAGTTTCAGAATATATTCAGCCGGGGTGCCCACTTTGACTGCTGACGATGTCTACTACGACACCACCGTGGTCGGAAACCTGCACGCCAGGGTGAAGCTCGATTATCTGGACAACTACTTCATCCTGACAGCGTTTAAAAACGAGATCGAATCATCGGCTTCGTCGAGAGTCCATATCCCTGGAACCTACACACCCCGGGCGGTAATCGATTTCGATCCGGATCAGCTCGATATCATACTTCCCAATGTCTGTGATACAGCGTTTGAATTGATTTTGCAAAACGAAAATGGCGGAGATATCGATTACAGGGTTACTAACTGGAGTATGCTGGAGCTGAAGCGTTCGGATGCTTTTGATTTCGATATATACCCCAAATCCGGCAGGATAACCAATTTTGATGAGGACACATTGCGAATTGAGTTTTCTCTCGATCAGGCCCAGCTCGGACGCTTCAAGCTGATCGTGCGATTCGAGTTCGAAGACAGTGTCAGTATTTACCAGGATGAAGAGTTCGAGATAAATTTGCAGATAGACCAATTGACCTCTGCCGACGACGAGTTCGATGAGGTTCTGCCTCAGGATTTTTATCTGGGTCACAACTATCCGAATCCTTTTAACTCACGGACAGTGATACCGTACACGAATAATACCGGCAGTGTGGCCCAGCTTGAAATCTACGATTTGCTCGGTCGCCTGGTGGCTCACTTTCCGCTAAAACCGGCTAAAACAGGATTGCTAACCATCGATTTGGAAAACCTCGGTCGGAAAAAAATATCAAGCGGGATATATTTTTACAGGATTCGTGAAATGCGTTCCGGGCAGGTTTGCAAAATGAGCTATCTTAAATAAAGAAACACGTTTCTACAAATACTGTATCTTATTGTGATATAATAATATATACTAGTAAAAAAGACTTGACATTATATGCCCGCTGTGTTAAGCTTAAGTCAGGACTGACACTCTAAAACTATACATCAACCTGGCAAAATTTTGATAAATCGTACCCATTGCCGCTGAAATTCGTGTGCTCTGTGCACAATTCTATCTATAATATGTGTTTTTAGCCATGGGAGGGAACTCATGAAGATTGCTTTGCCGCAAGTATTAATTTTCTGTGTCGTACTGATTCTGCCAGGTCTGCTGGTAGCGGACTGGATTGATGATGACGGGCACAAGATGCACTTTCCGCAACATCCCGACGTGGTCGGTTGGGATGTCAATGCGACAGCTCCGGTGGTCGTGGCTGATGACTGGACCTGTTCGGAAACCGGCTGGGTCAAGGATATCCATTTCTGGGGCTCCTGGCGCAACGGTGTCGAGGGGCAGATCATCGGCTTCCAGCTGGCGATCTATTCCGATATACCCGCCGATCCTCCGCAGATACCTTACAGTCGTCCGGGCGACCTGTTATGGGAAGCGGAGATCATGGAGTTTATCATAGCTACACCGGTCGATCCACCGGGGCTCCAGGGCTGGTATGATCCTGCCGAAGGGATCATCATCCCGGAAGATCACATGAATTACTGGCAGTACAATGTATTTCTGCCGGAAGCACAGTGGTTTTTCCAGGAGGAAGGGACTGTCTACTGGTTGCAGATATCGGCTATTTTGGCTGACCCGGCTGCTACGCACTGGGGGGTGAAGTCCAGCTTCGAGCATCATCTCGACGATGCCGTATGGGGATTTCTTCCGCAACCGGACTGGATCGACCTGTGGGAACCGCCGGATTTCATGCAGTCGCTGGATCTCTCGTTTGTGATTACCGGCGGTGCCGACGAGACCGGGGCCTGCTGTTTCCCGGGGACTTCTCAACTTTTGAGCGACTGCGTTATCACCACGCGTGACAGTTGTGTCAACTTTTACGGCGGGGTTTACGAGGGTGATGGTACGGTCTGCCAGGGTGTTGAAGCCTGTTGCCTGCCGGACTCATCCTGCGTGATGGCCGACGCGCTCTGCTGTGAAATCGAGCTGGGTGGCACCGCCATGGGGGCCGGGACAAGTTGCTCCGCGCCAGAGGCCTGTTGCCTGCCGGACGGCAGTTGTACCGATCTGGATCCTGTCTGTTGCCTCGATGTCGGCGGAACTCCGCAGGGTGCCGGGACATCATGTTCCGGCCAGACGATTGCCTGCTGTCTGCCGGATGGAACCTGTATGGATATGGATGAAATCTGCTGTGACGATCTGGGGGGCGTGATTTCACCGTTTTCCGCGTTCTGTCTGGGTGATGCCGACGGCAACGGTATCGACGATGCCTGCGAGGAGGCTGAACGGGAGGCATGTTGTCTGCAGGACGGCAGTTGTCTGGAGACAACTCCTGACTCATGCCTCAACTTCTATGGCGGTACACCACAGGGAGCGGGCACTGCCTGTGTCGATTATACGGTCGCATGTTGTCTGCCGGATGGTACCTGTCTGGATACCGATCCGCTCTGTTGCGATGATATGGGCGGGTTTGTTTCACCGCATTCGGCATTGTGTCTGGGTGACGGCGACGGCAACGGTATCGACGATGCCTGCGAGGAACCGCAGGAGGATACCTGTGAATATTACAAACCGCCGTACGAAGATTATGCTCCCAACGGTATGCCGGATTTTGACCAGAAACAAAACAACTGGATCGGACCCCCGTTCGGCACATGGACTCATGACGGTCCGGCGGCGCTGGCCAACTGTCTGTGGTGGTTCGACTCCAAGTTCGAACCGTTCCCGGTCGATCCGAGGCCGTTTTATCCGGATCCATCAGCCCCGGCTCCCAACGATAATTTCGGGCTCCTGCAGAGCTACGGTCAGTGGGACGACCATGATACGAACAACGTGGTGCCGTTTATTAATGACCTGGCCGGCTATATCAATACCAACGGCGGTCCCTTTGGAGGCGGGACAGTTATCTTCGATATCCAGGCCGGATTCGAGCAGTGGTTGATCGATCACGGTCTCGAGGATTATTTCACGATCGACATCATCCCCGGACCGCCCTGGGAGTTGATTCGCGATGAGGTCCTGCGCAGTCAGGATGTGATCCTGCTTCTCGGTTTTTACGAGCAACAGCAACCGGATTTCTGTTGCCGTCTGGGTTCTCACTACGTGACAGTAGCCGGTGTCTGCTCCACGCAGGCTAAAATCTGTATCTCCGATCCGTTTTACGATGCCAATGAAGGAGAACCTCCGGCGGGAAGCGCTCATGGCTCCACAGTCCACAACGACGCTTTCTTCGTCTCCGGGCCTCACGGGACGATCCATCATGATATCTACGATGTACAGCCCCAGATGATACCCTGTCCGCCTTCGGTTGCGATGGTTGAACTGCCGACCTACCCGGTGGTCTTCCCGGATATTGCCAATTTCTTCCAGCTCAACGATTGGGAGCCGATGGGTTGTGAGTATCAGCAGGGCGAAATCCGGACACTGGTCGATTGGGCGATCGTGATCTGTCCCTGTGAGACCGCTATCGGTAACTGCAACGGTGACGCCGTCCTGGATGTCTCCGACGCGGTTTATGTTATTAACTACGCGTTCGCCGGCGGACCATCACCGGTGCCGTATCCGATCGCTTCAGGCGATGCCAACTGCGATTGTACGGTGGACGTTTCTGATGCCGTTTATATTATTAATTACGCATTTGCCGGAGGTCCGGCGCCGTGCACATGCATGGAATGGCTGGATACCTGCGGTCCGCCACTGCGTTAGTCTGTCAGTATCAGAAGGAGCGCCATCCGTTTAGGCGGGTGGCGCTTTTTTGATGTGATTTAATCAGTTGTTGGCCTAAAACTTATGCCCCTTCCGGCCGATTAATTAGAGGATGGACACACAGACAGGAATTAAGCCCAGAAGCGCTGACGCCCCGACTCTTGTCCGTGAGATAGAAGCCGCTATCAAGCGCTTCAATATGTATCCCGCGGGTCATCCGGCCTCTAAGTCGGCGGCGGAAGTACCCTATCAGACCCTCAAGAAACTGCTCGACGAACACAAGCATGTGGTTTTGGGGCTGGCCGAGGGACGGCTGGCATTGAACGGTATTCCAATCGAGGGGCTGACCGGTAAAATAGTGGTGGAGGAGGCTCTCAAAGCCCTCAACATCAACAGTATCACTTTCGCCCTCGAGGTTAGTCAGGACGATTTTCAGAAATTTTTGAATTATTTTGTCGGTAAATCCGGTGGAAAAGTCGAATGGAACAATCTCGAGGAGTATATCGACCAGAATTCTGTCTCGGGGATTTCGATCGATGAGCTCCGCTATGAACTGGTCGGCAAAGATCAGGCCGTGGTCGGAAAAGACGCGGTGGTCGGCCCGGGTGGAAAGGCTGTGCCGATCTCATCTGTCTTAGGTGACAACCCTGAGCTGGTGCTGGGGCTTCTGGCCAATAAGCAATCCGCCCAGAGCGGGCTGGCTGAAAAATATTCTGATGCGATTGACTTCGACAAACTCAATCAGGGCATCGAAGAGGAGATCAGCGGTCTCAATGACGATCAGATGATGGGGATCATTGTCTCCAGCCTGCGTGATCATGTCAATCTCTCTGACGACTACGATGAAGTCGATATGCAGGAGATGCTGTACAACATTACCGAGATGCTGGAAAAACGCAATCAGGCCGAGATGCTTCCCAGGATTCATAAGCTGGCTGAAGAACTGCATTTGATTGACAAGAAATATATCGACCTGATTCTCGACAAACGTTATTCCCGTAAACGGCTCGCTTTTGACGAACTGGAGACCACGCGCGAGGATATTACGGCTGGAAAAATCGATTTGGAAAAATTCGCCTCAATTCCCAAACGCTTCAATATTTATGAAGACGAGGAATACGCGAAAAACTATATTCGTGACCTGGTCTACAAAGTCAATTCAGATTCCGCCCCGCTCGAGCTCCAGACCGGTTTTGAACGCCTGGTGGCGAGCGCGGTCGACAACAAAAGCGAAGTCTGTCTCGACGAGCTGTATAACCAGGTCAAGATCGCACTTTCAAATTTTGAACAGCCTCCTGAGAAGTTCGATTACTATCTGCGCCAGGCTGTCAAGCTGACCGACTGGCTCTGCCTGGGAGAAAACCTGGAAAAATTCAAAGAGCTTCTGGACGTTGTGCGGGTTTATACGTCTGAAGAGCTGACGACTTCTCTGGATAAACGGCAGTCGTCGAAAGACTTTATAGATCAGATTGGTACAAACCAGCTGGCCTTGAATCTCGTCAAACAATTGGAAAAGAATTTCGAGAGCCTTAACCGCAAGACGTTCGAGGTTCTCAAAAAGCTCGAGACGCAGGCGGTCGCCCTGCGCCTGTGCGAGTACCTGACCTATTCCGACCGGGCCATCAGGCTGTTTATAATCCGCGTTTTGTCGGAATACAAATGGGCATCGCCTCTGGCATTTAAGCTGATACTGGCGGATAAGAATCTTCTTAAACGTTCCGGAAACGAAGCCTTCATGTCGGAGGAGAGCTGGCGTAAAACCAGGAATATCGTGCTTGTCTGCGGGAACATCGGGGGACCTGAAGCATTAGAAATCTTAGAGGGCCTCAAGCAGGATCCCGATCCGCGTCTGGCCGAGGAGATGGTTCTCGCGCTGGAAAAAATAAAAACCGAAAAGGCTTGCGCAATACTGAGTAGCTATCTTTATTTCAACGACAGCAAAATCAGGTTGCGGGCCGCCCAGGCTCTGGGTACGATTGGAAACGACACCTGGCTTCCGAATTTGACCGACGCTTTCAGCCAGGCAGAGGATATCAGGATGCAGATGATTCCGATTATCGCCAGCCTTGGAAAAGAAAAGGCACTGCCGTTTTTCAGGCAGATACTCCTGGATCAGAAGCAGTCTTTTCTGAAGTCGTTTCTGGGGAAGTCTTCCGATGAATTCGTTATGCAGATACTCTCGGCCTTGATCAAAATACCCTCCGAGAAGACGCTCAAGCTTCTTGATGATTACAAGAAAACTTTCGGGCGCGGCCTGGGAGCGCTGTTTCAGTCCAACAAGCTGATGGTCGCGATCGAAAACGTGAGAAGATCAATACAGAAAAAACTCAACCGGTAAAACTTCTCAATGAGGTCTGCCGTGTCTTTCAAAAAAACTATCCTCATAGCAGTTGCCCTGTGTTTGCTGATACCGGCCCTGCTTCAGGCGCAGTTCTATTTCGGCAAAAACAAGGTGAACTACGAGACTTTCAACTGGAAAGTGCTCAAAACCGAGCATTTCAAGATCTACTTCTATGAAGAAGAGAAATGGCTGGCCGAGATAACGGCCCATTACGTGGAAGAAAGCTACGACTTCCTGCAGGCCAAATTCAATCATCATATCTTCGATGAAGTCCCCTTGATTATTTACAGCACCCCTAATTATTTCAGCCAGACCAACGTGATCCCGCAGATACTGCCCGAAAACGTGGGCGGGTTCACCGAATTCTACAAGGGACGGATGGTGGTGCCATTTGACGGGTCGCTCTATGATTTTCTGCGGGTGGTGCAACATGAGCTGGTGCATGTCTTTACATACTCGAAGCTGACCAAGGTCCTGCGTGACCACAAGAAATTCACCCTCTACGGACCGCCCCTGTGGTTTACCGAGGGTATCGCCGAGTACTGGTCGAGACCCTGGTCGACCGAGGCCGATATGATGATCGCTGACTTGATGATCTCGGGAACGTTTATCGATTATGGCAATATCTACGCCATCTCCGGGACGTTTTTGATGTACAAGGTCGGTGAATCATTGTGTAAATATATGGCCGAAACCTACGGGCAGGAAAAACTGACTTTAATATTTGAGAACTGGTGGAAGGAATCATCATTTGAGGATGTGGTCGAATACACGATCGGCAAGCCCCTGCGCCGGATTTTCGAGGACTGGCAGTACAATCTCAAGAAGAAATATTTCCCGACCATGGCAGAAGCCGATTATCCCGGCCGTTTCGCCACTCGCCAGAGCGCTCGCGGATTTTTTGTCAAGCCGATAATTGCCGAGGTCAACACCGACAGCGGTCGTGTCAAGAAACTGATCTACAAAGCCAACAAGCTCGGCTACTCCGGGATCTATGCCCGGGCTTTAAACAGTGATCCAAAGAGCAAGGATCAGACCCTGCTTAAAGGCGAGCGTTCCTCGGAATTTGAATCATTGCACCTGATGCGTTCGGCCATCTCGGCCAACCGCCTGGGTGAGGTCGTTTTCGCCTCCCGCAGTTATGACCGCGATGTGCTCTACTTCATGGATGCCAAAACCGGCGAGGTGGAGCGCTCCGAAAAATTCGACAGCCTGGTTTCGATCGTGTCGCCGGCGTTTTCTGCTGACGGCAGTTATGTCGTCTTTGCCGGGGCAAAAAAGGACGGTCGTTTCGACCTCTACCTGTTCGCTGTCGGCAGTTCGGAACTGACGCGTTTGACCGATGATTATTACAATGACCGCAGTCCACAGCTCAACCCCCGCAATGACAGGATCGTTTTTACCTCCGACCGGGGTGAATTCGGGCCTGAAGGATACCAGAACATTTTTGAATATGATCTCGCGACCGATTCGATTCGACAACTGACATACGGTAAACAGATGGATCTGTCGCCGGGGTATTCATCCGACGGCAGGTGGATACTGTTCAGTTCCGACCGTGCCGGTCGATCCAATATCCATGTTCTCTCGACCGAAAACGACAGCCTGTATAAAATCGGCAACACCGTCACCGGATGTTTTGACCCGGTCTTTTCGCCCGATGACAGCCTGATCGTTTTTTCCGCGTTTCAGGAGTACGGCTTCCAGGTTTATACATTGCCGTTTGATGATTCCCTGATGATTCCGGTCGAGCGCGAGGAAATCGTCTATGCAGAATGGGAACCGAGCCGGGTGGGCGAAAGCTATATCAGCGGTATCGTCAAGTATGATAAGGATTACTCGCTCGATGTGGCCCAGTCCGCGATTGCCTATGATGCCGTTTACGGTTCGATGGGCGGGGTACAGGTCGGGCTTTCGGATATGCTGGGCGACCACCAGTATTACTTTTTGCTCTACAATACCGCCCAGCAACAGTCGGACTTTTTGTCGTCTTTCAACCTCGCCGCGACTTATCTCAACCGCGAGAACCGGCTCAACTACGCCTATGGAGCGTACCATTTCTATGATGAATACGACGACGCCTATGAGGGCTTGTTCTCGGAACGCGTTTACGGCCTGATGGGTTCATTGAGCTATCCCTTCTCCAAGTTCCGGCGGATTGAGACCAGCCTGTTTGTGCGTAAATCCGAGAAAGACAGATACCTGCCGGGTACCTATCGCGATGCCTGGCTGTCGAGCTTGTACCTGTCCTATGTCAAAGACAATTCGATCTGGGACAT of Candidatus Zixiibacteriota bacterium contains these proteins:
- a CDS encoding outer membrane beta-barrel protein; this encodes MNDLRIIVLSVVCVLLFAPAVSAQKNEQYSHSYPIGLRIYGGFGLPGGALSDPYINAESGLNRNPGFEVGGVLDFHITNRLAIGPEINYSSYPDREYNLGELNNHFNVLKLGGRLQYTLFTGKVHRSFAILGSGVASAKISKFALDADTREILDLEYNDKPYVYVGGGVIFMLSPNFSLVGEIGIDFLLLKGSKLNINDGVLVDEDSGEPLEVSDNYYILDFKFGFGFNL
- the ruvA gene encoding Holliday junction branch migration protein RuvA; the encoded protein is MCRQQDKPGSLSMIAYVSGRLVEKSANLAVIDNRGIGYRMIISSTTLAGLPDEGAEVRLTTYMHVRENEISLFGFGRRDELELFEVLISISGIGPRGAVKILSGSSPERFSEMVAAEDVAFLTSIPGIGKKTAQRIIVELREKLPALTADKKLVPGLDKDKTDEVIQALAVLGLSKHESRVALEKTVAAMGQKKIASLSTEELIREALKTGR
- a CDS encoding T9SS type A sorting domain-containing protein, whose translation is MIRLVLLIVVLFASTLKATDILAVYGEQVSARRGMLVWFCEGINLTGLSYDDCEMDGHHYVSEQDLQNRSAISYDLTNLPVFFREVKVFLPPNDFFPGQPGDQSSPFYVGLNRDAGGYPGDYLYGPVQADVPDEWSLFGQWVSRSTERLITTDSLVWITVKWKPETPGAPVIGFDYTDSPLRSLAGYFDGSLNWVPLSGGNIMVRGEYLANDLKGDLMLDSGATVPDSFRIYSAGVPTLTADDVYYDTTVVGNLHARVKLDYLDNYFILTAFKNEIESSASSRVHIPGTYTPRAVIDFDPDQLDIILPNVCDTAFELILQNENGGDIDYRVTNWSMLELKRSDAFDFDIYPKSGRITNFDEDTLRIEFSLDQAQLGRFKLIVRFEFEDSVSIYQDEEFEINLQIDQLTSADDEFDEVLPQDFYLGHNYPNPFNSRTVIPYTNNTGSVAQLEIYDLLGRLVAHFPLKPAKTGLLTIDLENLGRKKISSGIYFYRIREMRSGQVCKMSYLK
- a CDS encoding YebC/PmpR family DNA-binding transcriptional regulator — its product is MSGHSKWATIKRKKGKLDAQRGRMFTKLIKEISIAARNGGGDPDSNPRLRTAIQTAKAANMPQDNIKKAIQKGTGELPGVTYEEATYEGYGPGGVAVILETVTDNKNRTVAEIRHLFSKYNGNLGETGCVGWMFDKRGQILISKDKIDEEQLMDLVLEAGADDLVGQEDMFEVITPFEKFEAVKSAVEGAGIEYNEANIDMLPQSTVKLEGSKAESMMKLMMSLEEHDDVQNVYANFDIDESLMEKLSA
- the ruvC gene encoding crossover junction endodeoxyribonuclease RuvC, which produces MPEAIIMGVDAALAATGIGVIKTAGDQAEVLDTELVRTSGKQQLARRIDKLYRSLCSKIETYKPNILALEDIFYSKNIRIALNLGQARGMAILASAQYDIDLYEFSAKEIKMAVTGNGAASKQQVAFMVRTLLNLEDEFETYDISDSLAVALCAASRINLEVYL